In Solidesulfovibrio carbinoliphilus subsp. oakridgensis, the sequence GTCTTGAGCCCGGTGGCCGGCCGCAATCCCCGGGGCATCGCGCTTTTTCCCTTCATCCAGCCGGCCAACGCCCAGGCCGGGGTCTACGACGACGGCGGGGCCAACTACGACTTCTCCGCCCTGCAGCGCCAAAGCGGGCTCATTATCGCCGTGACGGCCGTGGGCGCCGACAAGACCATCGCCACCTACGCCAACTCCCTGGGCGTCACTGCCAGCTGGGGCCTGAGTGCCCCGGGCGGGAATCCGGCCATGGCCGGGGGCAACGATCCGGCCACAACGCCCGGGATTTATTCCACCTTCCCTGTCGCCGACGGCAGTTACGGCTTCAACGTGGGCACTTCCGAGGCCGCGCCCGCCGTGTCCGGCTCCATTGCCCTGCTCGAACAGGCCTTCCCGGGCTACGACGCCCAGGATCTGGCCCACGTCCTTTTCGCCACGGCCGAAAACATCGGCGGACAGCCGGCCGTCAACGGGATCTAGGGCTACGGCCTGGTCCGGCCCGACCGGGCCGTGGCCGGGCCCGCCTCCCTGGCCGCCGGGAGGGCGGTCGATGTCCGGGATCCGCAGACGGTCTATTGGAGCCGGCCGCTGGTCACGGACGGCGGCTTCACCAAGACCGGGGACGGAACCCTGACCGTGGCCGGCCGCACCACCGCCACCGGCGACGTCCTGGTGCGGGAAGGGGCCCTGGCCGTGGACGGCACCCTGACGCTCGGCACCCGCCTGGACGTGGCCCCAGGCGCCACCCTGGCCGGATTCGGCACGATACGCGGCGACACGACGGTAAACGGCGTCCTTGGCGCCGGCCAGCTGCCCAATTACGCGGATCTCATCGCCAACAACGGCGGCACGTTGCCGGCCGGCATCCCGCTCGTCGGCACCTCGCCCGGCACCCTGACCTTCGACGGCGACGTGGCCCTTTCGGCCACGGCCACCACCCGCGTGGACCTGGACGGCGCCTTGCAGGTCCCGGGCGGGCCCGGGACCTACGACCGGCTCGTCGTCGATGGCACCGGCCACGTGTTCGTGGCCGGCGGCGTCCTGACGCCCGTCCTGCGCGACATCCCAGGCGGCAACAACACGATTTCGCCGCCGGCGGCGCGGTCGGCTACACGCGAAGCGGGGTCGAGAGTTCCACGGTCAAGGCCACGGCCGACACCTACGCGGCCGCGCTCTACGCGACCTGGACGCCGGGCCGGCTGGTCTTCGACGGCCGGCTGGCCGCCGGCCCTTCCAACACGGCCACGTCCCGCTCCTTCCTTTTTTCGGACCAACCCGCCTCGGTCTCGGGCCGGTCCCAGGGCTGGGGCCTGCTCGCGGCCGGCGATGCCGGCTACCGCTTCGACCTGCCCGGCGCCACGGTGACCCCCTCTGGCGGCCTGACCGTCCAGAACTTCCAGCGCCAGGCCTTTGCCGAAACCACGGGCCTCGGGCTCGGGTTCCCGGACGAGCGGTTTTCCAGGCTGCGAAGCGAAGTGGGCCTCCGGGCCGAGAGCCTTTTCACCGTCTGGGGCACCACCATCCAGCCCCGGCTGAAGCTCTCGTGGACCCACGATTTCGGGGACCGGGGCCTTACGACCAAGGCGGCGCTCCTGGGCCAGGGCTTCACCCTTACCGCCGCCGATCCCGGGCGGGACGCGGCCGTGGCCTCCCTGGACGTGGAGGCCTGGCGGGCGGGCAACGTGGCCTTTTTTGCCTCGTATACGGGCGAATTCCGCCGGAACGCCTCCGCCCACCAGGGCACCGTGGGCCTGCGCCTCAGCTGGTGATCCCGGCCGGCCACCGCCTTTGCCGGAAAAGTTCCGGGCAAAGGCGGCGGGGCGGCCCGCCCCGGCTTCAGGCGCAGCAGTGCTTGTATTTCCGGCCGGAGCCGCAGGGGCAGGGGGCGTTGCGCCCGACCTTGGGCGTGGTCGCGGCTTTCGGCGTGGTGGCCTCCGGCCCGGCCTCGCCGTCTTGTTCCCCCGCCTCGCCGGGTCGGCCGTCGACGTAGAACCACTGGCCGCCTTTTTTCCGGAACCGGCTGATCTCGTGGATCGCGTCCGCGGTCCCGGCCTTCACGAACGCAGCCGTGAATTCCACCACGCCCGTGTCGTCCCCGGGCCCGCCGTCCCGGGTCGCCCGGATAGCGAGGCCGGTCCAGGCGACGTCGGCGTTCCAGGCCAGGGTGGCTTGCGGGTTGAACGTGTCGCGCTTTCGCGGCAGGAGCGTGGCCTGCAGGTAGCCGACGTCGCTTCGGGCATAGGCCGTGTACCGGGAGCGCATGAGGGCCTCGGCCGTGGGCGCGGGTTTTTCCCGCGAGAGAAACGGGCCGCAGCACCGGGCGAAGGGTTCGCCGGAACCGCAGGGGCAGGGGTCGGTCATGGAGTTTCCTTTTTGTCGGCAGGGATGTGGCCGGGCCCGGGTCGGCGCGGCGGGCGGCATGATTTCACAGGCCCCTTGGCCGGTCAACGGCCGCCGCCGGGGGGAGCGTGGCGGAAACGGCCCTGGGTTGGGAAACTGTTTCGCAGGCATGACATCCCGTCCATCTGTATCGGGCCGTCTTGCCATCCCCACGGGGGGCTGGTATTTTGACAAGTATGTACCGGACCTCCTGGCGTCCGGTGGGAGGCGTCCATGCAGCGCGGGCTGGCGGCTTGTCTGGTGTCGGCGGCGTTTTTTCTCCTCCTGGCCGTTCCCGGGGCCCTGGCCCAGAGCGCCAAGGCCGCGGCGTTGCGGCAGTCCATGGGCCTTTCGCCCATAACCCCGCCCCAGGCTTTTCTGGACGGCTATTTCATCGCCGACGAGTCCCAGCCGGCCTTTCTCTATGGCCCGGTGGGCCTTTTCGCCCGCTCCCGGACCTGTCCCGTCGCCTGGCTGATCGAAGACGCGGAAAAGGAGCGGATGTCCCGCCGCGATCCGAAAAATCCGGTCTTCGAGTACACGCTCTTCCTCGAGCAGGACTGCCCTGACGCGGTCACGCACTTCGTCTTCCTCGACCAGAGCGCCATGAATCCGAAACAGTGGATCGAGTGGCGGCGGCAGTTTCACAAGAACAAGGCCGAACCCGAATACGCCGACACGGTCAAGCGGCTGGAGACGGCCATCGCGGGCGGCTTTCCGGTCACAGGCGAACTGCGCTTCATGCTTGTAAACGGCGAACTCAGTCCCGGCTCGCTCGAAAAGCTCCTGCCCTCGGGCCTTTCCTGTCCGCCGCGCTACGACTGCGCCCAAGGGGTGCCGGTCAACTGAACCGGCGGGGAGGCGACATGGGTCCGAAACGGTCCCGGATCGGGCGCGGCGAGCGCACGGCCGCCTGGACGGTGCTGGCGCTTTTGGTGGCGGCGGCGGTCTGGATCGGCCTGGCCCAGTCCCGGCTGAGCCCGGCCGTGGCCGTGGCCCTGGCCCCGCCGCGGCCGGTCGGCACCGTGGCGGGCGCGGCCGGGGGCCGGGTCTTGGCTACGGCCGGCTACCTGGGCGATCTGCCCGGAGCCGTGCCGGCCACGCCCGTCGCAAGCTACGACCCGGACACCCTGTCCGACCGCATCGACGGCAAGGCGGAACTGTATCTGGCCGCCGGCTTCAAGGAGATGTCCACCCGGGCCTACCGGCTTGCCGGCGGGGCCCGGGTCGATGCCTGGATCTACGCCCAGACCAGCCCCTCCGGCGCCTTTGCCGTCCTAAGCGGCCAGCGC encodes:
- a CDS encoding YchJ family protein, translated to MTDPCPCGSGEPFARCCGPFLSREKPAPTAEALMRSRYTAYARSDVGYLQATLLPRKRDTFNPQATLAWNADVAWTGLAIRATRDGGPGDDTGVVEFTAAFVKAGTADAIHEISRFRKKGGQWFYVDGRPGEAGEQDGEAGPEATTPKAATTPKVGRNAPCPCGSGRKYKHCCA
- a CDS encoding autotransporter outer membrane beta-barrel domain-containing protein; amino-acid sequence: MRHDTRRHDGKRRPWRRPAAQLRGSHRQQRRHVAGRHPARRHLARHPDLRRRRGPFGHGHHPRGPGRRLAGPGRARDLRPARRRWHRPRVRGRRRPDARPARHPRRQQHDFAAGGAVGYTRSGVESSTVKATADTYAAALYATWTPGRLVFDGRLAAGPSNTATSRSFLFSDQPASVSGRSQGWGLLAAGDAGYRFDLPGATVTPSGGLTVQNFQRQAFAETTGLGLGFPDERFSRLRSEVGLRAESLFTVWGTTIQPRLKLSWTHDFGDRGLTTKAALLGQGFTLTAADPGRDAAVASLDVEAWRAGNVAFFASYTGEFRRNASAHQGTVGLRLSW